A section of the Ruania halotolerans genome encodes:
- a CDS encoding multidrug effflux MFS transporter: MTSPAPTRERLGFGFVLLLAALVAIGPLTIDLYLAAFPEIVTDLETSQAKVQLTMTATLAGLAVGQLVIGSLSDSYGRRRPLLISLAVYVLTSLAIIGVQNVEILTALRVVQGLTGGAGMVLALAVVRDRFGGMGIGTVISRLMLVVGVAPILAPTLGAQILLFGNWRMMFAVLAGFGVLLLIVAGVFLKESLPRELRRSTGVKAALGSYRSLATDWSYIGAVLMGAFFMGAMFTYVSSSTFVFQEGFGLTASEFGYIFGAGALAVTAGSQINGALVRRIRPERIVTVAIATGWVLALALFVVALSVGEGEGFWPLLALLVPTLGTVGFVLPSVPAIVLEHNGHRAGSAAALNGAMGFVMGALISPVSGLFGGTAAAMAGVMFAVITISAVLLIAVRRQWRRTEQGLDLTRTAQPADRPTPSVAAAEPAATPQPSTDAARR, from the coding sequence ATGACCTCCCCTGCCCCGACCCGGGAGCGCCTCGGTTTCGGTTTCGTGCTGCTGCTGGCCGCGCTCGTCGCGATCGGACCTCTGACCATTGACCTCTACCTGGCGGCGTTCCCCGAGATCGTCACCGATCTGGAGACCTCCCAGGCCAAGGTTCAGCTCACCATGACGGCGACCTTGGCAGGGCTCGCCGTCGGGCAGCTGGTGATCGGCTCGCTCTCGGACTCCTACGGCCGGCGGCGGCCGCTGCTGATCTCCTTGGCGGTCTACGTGCTCACCTCGCTTGCCATCATCGGCGTGCAGAATGTGGAGATACTGACGGCGCTGCGGGTAGTGCAAGGACTCACCGGCGGCGCAGGCATGGTCCTCGCCCTGGCGGTGGTGCGGGACAGGTTCGGCGGCATGGGCATCGGCACGGTGATCTCCCGGTTGATGCTGGTGGTCGGGGTCGCTCCGATCTTGGCGCCGACGTTGGGCGCGCAGATCCTGCTGTTCGGGAACTGGCGGATGATGTTCGCGGTCCTGGCCGGGTTCGGGGTGCTGCTGTTGATCGTGGCCGGCGTCTTCCTCAAGGAGTCGTTGCCGCGCGAGCTCAGGCGCAGTACCGGAGTGAAGGCAGCACTCGGTTCCTACCGCTCCCTGGCCACGGACTGGTCCTACATCGGCGCGGTGCTCATGGGGGCCTTCTTCATGGGCGCGATGTTCACCTACGTCTCCTCCTCAACATTCGTCTTCCAGGAGGGCTTCGGGCTCACCGCGAGCGAATTCGGTTACATCTTCGGCGCAGGGGCACTGGCCGTGACTGCTGGATCGCAGATCAATGGCGCGCTGGTACGCAGGATCCGGCCCGAGCGAATCGTGACCGTGGCCATCGCGACCGGGTGGGTGCTCGCCCTGGCGTTGTTCGTGGTGGCACTCTCAGTCGGCGAAGGTGAGGGCTTCTGGCCGTTGCTGGCGCTGCTCGTGCCGACGTTGGGCACCGTGGGCTTCGTGCTGCCGTCGGTGCCGGCGATCGTGCTGGAGCACAACGGTCACCGAGCAGGCTCGGCCGCCGCATTGAACGGCGCCATGGGATTCGTGATGGGCGCGCTCATCTCTCCCGTGAGCGGGTTGTTCGGTGGCACCGCGGCGGCGATGGCCGGGGTGATGTTCGCGGTGATCACGATCTCTGCTGTGCTGCTGATCGCCGTGCGGCGCCAGTGGCGGCGCACCGAGCAGGGCCTGGACCTGACCAGGACTGCTCAGCCGGCCGACCGGCCGACGCCGAGCGTCGCAGCCGCGGAGCCGGCGGCGACGCCCCAGCCGAGCACGGACGCAGCTCGCCGCTGA
- a CDS encoding sulfatase family protein gives MPNRRPNILMILTDDHASHAVGAYGSVVNTTPQIDRIAAAGWVMEHAYCTNSICTPSRASILTGTYSHVNGVTTLATPIDNRLPTFVSQLRDAGYRTAIFGKWHLGEGEGHNPRGFDEWEVLSGSGGQGEYVDPLFLSPDGERRREGYATDVITDLALEWLDRQHEEDPDAPWCLLVHHKAPHRPWEPDEKHAGMYSDPIPVPATFTDDYDTRGLAAHRAAMRIADHLTREDLKQDPPQGLTYAEAALWKYQRYMEDYLACVASVDDNVGRLIDHLTDRGLFEDTLLTYASDQGFFLGDHGWFDKRFMYEDSIRMPMLVSYPAALPAGRRSERFITNVDLARTFLEAAGVEPHPGMQGESFFTDLREELPPPQDQAFYYRYWENDDGAHSALAHYGIRTQRYKLIYFYNDGLGLPGTRQNVFAPEWELYDLERDPDELHNRALDPKYAEVLSELKERLAFEQAKVGDEPYVLAHDGEGSPWPRRRPPESVR, from the coding sequence ATGCCGAACCGGCGACCGAACATCCTGATGATCCTCACCGACGACCATGCCTCGCACGCCGTCGGCGCCTACGGCTCGGTGGTGAACACCACCCCGCAGATCGACCGGATCGCCGCTGCCGGCTGGGTGATGGAGCATGCCTACTGCACCAACTCCATCTGCACCCCGAGCCGGGCCTCGATTCTCACCGGTACCTACTCCCACGTGAACGGGGTGACCACCCTCGCCACCCCGATCGACAACCGCTTGCCGACCTTCGTCTCCCAGTTGCGGGACGCCGGGTATCGCACTGCGATCTTCGGAAAGTGGCACCTGGGCGAAGGAGAAGGGCACAACCCACGCGGGTTCGACGAGTGGGAGGTCCTCTCCGGCAGCGGCGGTCAGGGCGAGTACGTCGACCCGTTGTTCCTCAGCCCCGATGGTGAGCGGCGCCGCGAGGGGTACGCCACGGATGTGATCACCGACCTGGCCCTGGAGTGGCTGGATCGCCAGCACGAGGAGGATCCGGACGCACCCTGGTGTCTGTTGGTACACCACAAGGCACCGCACCGGCCCTGGGAGCCGGACGAGAAACATGCCGGAATGTACTCAGACCCGATCCCGGTGCCCGCCACGTTCACCGACGATTACGACACGCGCGGGCTCGCGGCGCATCGGGCGGCGATGCGGATCGCCGACCACCTCACCCGGGAGGATCTCAAACAGGACCCACCGCAGGGACTGACCTATGCAGAGGCGGCCCTGTGGAAGTACCAGCGGTATATGGAGGACTACCTCGCGTGCGTGGCCTCGGTGGACGACAACGTCGGGCGGCTGATCGACCACCTCACCGACCGTGGCCTGTTCGAGGACACCCTTCTCACCTATGCCTCGGACCAGGGCTTCTTCCTCGGTGATCACGGGTGGTTCGACAAGCGGTTCATGTACGAGGATTCCATCCGGATGCCGATGCTGGTCAGCTACCCGGCGGCACTGCCTGCCGGGCGGCGCAGCGAGCGGTTCATCACGAACGTCGACCTGGCCCGCACCTTCCTGGAGGCGGCCGGGGTGGAGCCGCATCCGGGGATGCAGGGCGAGAGCTTCTTCACCGATCTGCGCGAGGAGTTGCCCCCGCCGCAGGATCAGGCGTTCTACTACCGCTACTGGGAGAACGACGACGGCGCGCACAGCGCACTCGCCCACTACGGGATCCGCACGCAGCGGTACAAGCTGATCTACTTCTACAACGACGGGCTCGGCCTGCCCGGCACCCGGCAGAACGTGTTCGCTCCGGAATGGGAGCTGTACGACCTCGAGCGCGATCCGGACGAATTACACAATCGCGCGCTCGATCCGAAGTACGCCGAGGTGCTCAGCGAGCTCAAGGAACGGCTGGCGTTCGAGCAGGCGAAGGTGGGGGATGAGCCGTACGTCCTTGCGCACGACGGCGAAGGGTCGCCGTGGCCACGCCGCAGGCCTCCAGAGTCAGTCCGGTAG
- a CDS encoding glycoside hydrolase family 1 protein, whose amino-acid sequence MLHFPDGFLWGAATAGHQVEGNNINANWWKHEHADGTQIVEPSGDAADSYHRYGDDIRMAADLGLNAYRFSIEWSRIEPERGHVSRAALAHYRRMIDTCLENAVEPVVTLMHFTVPRWFEQDGFWRAEDAPELFARYTETVLGILDDVRYVCTINEPNIAAMLAGGEDARNLVAHGLPNPDLHVADQLLASHHRSREILASAAHLRSGWTVATQAFHALEEEGSAEKLQEYGYPRDFWYLEQSAGDDFVGVQAYTRTFIGPDGPVPVREDVETTLTGWEFFPPATELGIRSAWELADEIPILVTENGIATADDDRRVAYTEGALAGVHACIEDGIDVRGYLHWSLLDNYEWASGFRPTFGLVEWDRETFERTPKPSARWFGQVARANAL is encoded by the coding sequence GTGCTGCACTTTCCCGACGGCTTCCTCTGGGGCGCGGCCACGGCCGGCCACCAGGTTGAGGGCAACAACATCAACGCCAACTGGTGGAAGCACGAGCACGCTGACGGTACGCAGATCGTGGAGCCGAGCGGGGACGCCGCGGACAGCTACCACCGCTACGGCGACGACATCCGTATGGCCGCTGACCTGGGCCTGAACGCCTACCGGTTCAGCATCGAATGGTCCCGGATCGAACCCGAGCGAGGGCACGTCTCCCGCGCCGCGCTGGCGCACTACCGGCGGATGATCGATACGTGCCTGGAAAACGCCGTCGAACCCGTGGTCACGTTGATGCACTTCACTGTGCCGCGCTGGTTCGAACAGGATGGCTTCTGGCGTGCCGAGGACGCACCCGAGTTGTTCGCCCGGTACACCGAGACCGTGCTGGGCATCCTCGACGACGTGCGCTACGTGTGCACGATCAATGAGCCCAATATCGCCGCGATGCTCGCCGGTGGGGAGGATGCGCGCAACCTGGTGGCGCACGGACTGCCGAACCCGGATCTGCATGTGGCCGACCAACTGCTCGCGTCGCACCACCGCAGCCGGGAGATCCTCGCCTCGGCGGCGCATCTGCGCTCGGGCTGGACCGTGGCCACTCAGGCGTTCCACGCGCTCGAGGAGGAGGGTAGCGCGGAGAAGTTGCAGGAGTACGGCTACCCCCGCGACTTCTGGTACCTGGAACAGTCCGCCGGGGACGACTTCGTCGGCGTGCAGGCCTACACCCGTACGTTCATCGGCCCGGACGGCCCAGTTCCCGTGCGCGAGGACGTGGAGACCACGCTCACCGGGTGGGAGTTCTTCCCGCCGGCCACCGAGCTGGGCATCCGCAGCGCCTGGGAGCTGGCCGATGAGATCCCGATCCTGGTGACCGAGAACGGGATCGCCACTGCCGACGACGACCGCCGGGTGGCCTACACCGAAGGTGCCCTGGCAGGGGTGCATGCATGCATTGAAGACGGGATCGACGTACGCGGGTACCTGCACTGGAGTCTGCTCGACAACTACGAGTGGGCGAGCGGGTTCCGGCCCACCTTCGGGCTGGTGGAGTGGGACCGGGAGACGTTCGAGCGCACCCCCAAACCCAGCGCCCGCTGGTTCGGCCAGGTGGCCCGGGCCAACGCCCTCTAG
- a CDS encoding ABC transporter ATP-binding protein gives MSTTAGTHPSPQGHTDPIVQVENLSVVYEPVGAPVTEAVKDVSFTIDRGEFVGLVGESGSGKSTLGFALTKLAKPPARISAGRIVVDGRDIAPLSAEELRAQRQGGFAMVLQSGMNALNPVRTIRHHFADIFAAHGHVPAGQGGARAMDLVQKVELDPSVLDRYPGELSGGMRQRVTIALALSLEPQVMVFDEPTTALDVLVQHAVMETIRELQRREGFTAMLISHDLGTVLESTSRVLVMHEGEIVENGPSAQILHRAEHPYTQMLLSHYADPRAEVVTLPGLENEAGLENEAALANEGPDGEGSSPRETAGGEGPADPSSAGGPGAASTRSGRTNSRLTSPGRAGSGRTMTTADTTLSVHGVSKTYPPPRRGAATVHAVDDVSFTLEPGAALALVGQSGSGKSTIAKMITGVERPTAGSIGFGDIDVGRLRRRGLRRFHRDVQMVFQDPYAALNPLHTVEYTLTRPVVNLTDRDRREARRRVLELLDTVGLNPVEEFAAKLPHQLSGGQRQRVVIARALACDPQVIVADEPVSMLDVSLRAGVLSLVRDLRTEWGVSLLYITHDLLSARMVTDEILVLNGGRIVERGPTAQVMRSPQDPYTERLLDAIPNPARVHPAA, from the coding sequence ATGAGCACGACGGCAGGCACGCACCCGAGCCCGCAGGGACACACGGACCCGATCGTCCAGGTGGAGAACCTCTCCGTCGTCTATGAGCCCGTGGGCGCCCCGGTCACCGAGGCGGTCAAGGACGTCTCGTTCACGATCGATCGCGGCGAGTTCGTCGGCCTGGTGGGCGAGTCCGGGTCGGGCAAGTCCACCTTGGGGTTCGCCCTCACCAAATTGGCCAAGCCGCCGGCCCGCATCTCGGCCGGGCGGATCGTCGTCGACGGGCGCGACATCGCCCCGCTCTCGGCCGAGGAGCTGCGCGCGCAGCGGCAGGGCGGGTTCGCGATGGTGTTGCAGTCCGGGATGAACGCACTGAACCCGGTGCGCACGATCCGGCACCACTTCGCTGACATCTTTGCCGCACACGGGCACGTCCCGGCCGGGCAGGGCGGTGCCCGCGCCATGGACCTGGTGCAGAAGGTCGAGTTGGACCCATCCGTGTTGGACCGCTACCCCGGAGAGCTCTCCGGCGGGATGCGCCAGCGGGTCACGATCGCGCTGGCCCTGTCGTTGGAACCGCAGGTGATGGTCTTCGACGAGCCCACCACCGCCCTGGACGTCCTCGTCCAGCACGCCGTGATGGAGACCATTCGCGAGTTGCAGCGCCGCGAAGGGTTCACCGCCATGCTGATCAGTCACGATCTGGGCACCGTGCTCGAGTCCACCTCGCGGGTGCTGGTGATGCACGAGGGTGAGATCGTCGAGAACGGCCCGAGCGCACAGATCCTGCATCGCGCCGAGCACCCGTACACACAGATGCTGCTGAGCCACTACGCCGATCCGCGTGCCGAGGTGGTCACCCTGCCGGGCCTGGAGAATGAGGCTGGCCTGGAGAATGAGGCTGCGCTGGCGAACGAAGGACCCGACGGCGAAGGCAGCTCTCCCCGGGAGACTGCCGGTGGCGAGGGGCCGGCAGACCCCAGTTCCGCCGGCGGCCCGGGTGCCGCAAGCACCAGGTCAGGACGCACCAATTCCAGACTGACGAGCCCGGGGCGTGCCGGTTCGGGGCGCACGATGACCACCGCAGACACCACCCTGAGCGTGCACGGGGTGAGCAAGACCTACCCACCCCCTCGCCGTGGCGCCGCCACCGTGCACGCTGTCGACGACGTGTCGTTCACCCTCGAACCGGGCGCCGCCTTGGCGCTGGTGGGGCAGAGCGGAAGCGGGAAATCCACCATCGCCAAGATGATCACCGGTGTGGAACGTCCGACGGCCGGCAGCATCGGCTTCGGTGACATCGACGTCGGCAGGCTCCGGCGCCGTGGCCTGCGCCGCTTCCACCGGGATGTCCAGATGGTCTTCCAGGACCCGTACGCGGCCCTGAACCCGCTGCACACCGTGGAGTACACACTCACCCGGCCGGTCGTGAACTTGACGGACCGGGATCGACGGGAGGCTCGCCGTCGGGTGCTGGAGCTGTTGGACACCGTGGGCCTGAACCCCGTGGAGGAGTTCGCGGCCAAACTGCCGCATCAGCTCTCCGGCGGCCAGCGCCAGCGGGTGGTCATCGCCCGGGCGCTCGCCTGTGACCCGCAGGTGATCGTTGCCGACGAGCCGGTCTCGATGCTCGATGTGTCGCTACGCGCGGGTGTGCTCTCCCTCGTGCGTGACCTGCGCACCGAATGGGGCGTGAGCCTGCTGTACATCACCCATGACCTGCTCAGTGCCCGGATGGTCACCGACGAGATCCTTGTGCTCAACGGCGGCCGGATCGTGGAGCGCGGGCCCACCGCCCAGGTGATGCGTTCCCCGCAGGATCCCTATACCGAACGTCTGCTGGATGCCATCCCGAACCCCGCACGGGTGCACCCCGCCGCATGA
- a CDS encoding ABC transporter permease: MSQNTSSSALAPTAVEPDQDGPGTFAGLSRAMRTIWGNRKARAGLILLGVFLLMAALAPLVAPYSPTDNTFERNLDPTSAHWLGTTAAGEDVLSQIIYGARISVLVGFGAGGIATAIAVLVGLSWGYVTGWLGEVINFVVNLFLVIPGLPLMIVIATYLSNGGISIIIVVIAITGWAWGARVLRSQTSSLRSRDFVTAARFSGERPGRIIFREILPNMTSIIAGGFFGSATAAILAEAGLEFLGLGDSTVVSWGTMLFWAQNSNALLTGQWALLVAPGLCISLFATSLTLINFGIDGISNPRLREGSTGR; encoded by the coding sequence ATGAGCCAGAACACCAGTTCCAGCGCCCTCGCGCCGACCGCCGTCGAACCCGACCAGGACGGCCCCGGCACCTTCGCCGGCCTCTCCCGTGCGATGCGCACCATCTGGGGGAACCGCAAGGCCCGGGCCGGCCTGATTCTGTTGGGCGTTTTCCTCCTGATGGCCGCCCTGGCGCCACTGGTGGCGCCCTACTCCCCCACGGACAACACCTTCGAACGCAACCTCGACCCCACCAGTGCGCACTGGCTCGGCACCACTGCGGCCGGTGAGGACGTACTCAGCCAGATCATCTACGGAGCCCGGATCAGCGTGCTGGTCGGGTTCGGTGCGGGCGGTATCGCCACCGCCATCGCGGTCCTGGTCGGGCTGAGCTGGGGGTATGTGACTGGCTGGCTCGGCGAGGTGATCAACTTCGTGGTCAACCTGTTCCTGGTGATCCCCGGGCTGCCGCTGATGATCGTGATCGCCACCTATCTGAGCAACGGCGGCATCTCGATCATCATCGTGGTCATCGCGATCACCGGCTGGGCCTGGGGGGCCCGGGTGCTGCGCAGCCAGACCAGTTCGCTGCGCTCCCGGGACTTCGTGACGGCCGCCCGGTTCTCCGGCGAGCGCCCGGGCCGGATCATCTTCCGCGAGATCCTGCCGAATATGACCTCCATCATCGCCGGCGGGTTCTTCGGTTCGGCCACGGCGGCAATTCTCGCCGAGGCAGGGCTGGAGTTCCTCGGCCTGGGCGATAGCACCGTGGTGAGCTGGGGAACGATGCTCTTCTGGGCACAGAACTCCAACGCCCTGCTCACCGGGCAATGGGCGCTCCTGGTGGCGCCCGGCCTGTGCATCTCGCTGTTCGCCACCTCGCTGACGTTGATCAACTTCGGCATCGATGGCATCAGCAATCCGCGCCTTCGCGAAGGGAGCACAGGGCGATGA
- a CDS encoding ABC transporter permease → MRYALRRFGLFALTLWAAVTLNFALPRMMPGDPADAAVARLAQNGPVDEATRAAVEAQLGIPDGNLIEQYLTYLGQVVRLDFGVSYTFYPQPVAELVGDALPYTLILVGAVTVLAFCLGTLLGVLAAWRRGSWLDALPTVSGSFINTFPYFWTALLLLFFLGYGLHWFPTSGAFSPTAWPEWSLTFIGDALYHAILPAVTMLVTSLGGWIIGMRNAMINTLGEDYVTFAEANGLRGRTVALRYAARNAILPNLTGFGLALGGVVGGSILVEQVFQYPGIGYLLFNSVIGQDYPLMQALFLMITVSVLVANLIVDLLYGVLDPRTRR, encoded by the coding sequence ATGCGGTATGCACTACGCAGGTTCGGCCTGTTCGCCCTCACCCTGTGGGCCGCCGTCACGCTGAACTTCGCTCTGCCCCGGATGATGCCGGGCGATCCGGCAGACGCCGCGGTCGCCCGGCTCGCCCAGAATGGCCCCGTCGACGAGGCCACCCGGGCGGCCGTGGAAGCCCAGCTCGGCATCCCGGACGGCAACCTGATCGAGCAGTACCTCACCTATCTCGGGCAGGTGGTCCGGCTCGACTTCGGCGTCTCGTACACGTTCTACCCGCAGCCGGTAGCGGAGCTGGTGGGCGATGCCCTCCCCTACACCCTGATTCTGGTGGGTGCGGTGACCGTGCTGGCGTTCTGCCTCGGAACCCTTCTCGGGGTGCTCGCCGCGTGGCGGCGCGGTAGCTGGCTCGATGCACTGCCGACTGTCTCGGGGAGCTTCATCAACACCTTCCCGTACTTCTGGACGGCGCTGCTGCTGTTGTTCTTCCTTGGGTACGGCCTGCACTGGTTCCCCACCTCCGGTGCCTTCTCCCCGACCGCCTGGCCCGAGTGGAGCCTGACATTCATCGGCGATGCGCTCTATCACGCCATCCTGCCGGCGGTCACGATGCTCGTGACCTCCCTGGGCGGCTGGATCATCGGGATGCGCAACGCCATGATCAATACCCTCGGCGAGGACTACGTGACCTTCGCCGAGGCGAACGGGCTGCGCGGTCGCACCGTGGCACTGCGCTACGCGGCCCGCAACGCGATCCTGCCGAATCTCACCGGCTTCGGCCTCGCCCTCGGCGGCGTGGTCGGCGGATCGATCCTGGTGGAGCAGGTCTTCCAGTATCCCGGCATCGGCTACCTGCTCTTCAACTCCGTGATCGGGCAGGACTACCCGCTCATGCAGGCCCTCTTCCTGATGATCACCGTCAGCGTGCTGGTGGCGAACCTCATCGTCGACCTGCTCTACGGCGTACTCGACCCAAGGACCCGACGATGA
- a CDS encoding ABC transporter substrate-binding protein: MATWQWARTSRTRTQRLGARTDRRRPTGLAACAVAVALVLAGCSGDGPGGSGGGGEGDATLMLAADKGSPTFEENFNPYLQNKRSATSYIYEPLIMVNPLDAEQVPWLAESWEQPDPATIEMTLREGVTWTDGEPLTTEDIAFTFELIQEYPALDTRGAWNRIESVETTDTMITFHLQGDDTPALPVIGQTLIVPEHIWAEQDAPDTWANTEPVGTGPFTLGNFTPQQYTMDRNPDYWGEVAIDQIVLPSATEQLDIVNGNFDWGYSFMSDVENTWVGADENNTYWFPPGGVLGLLPNHDVQPFDDVHVRRGIALALDKGRIAEVASEGYMDAASQTGLLLPNHEELLAEDIPDSGIIAQDADAAIAAFEQAGFTHDGSTMRTPDGQPFTFAITTPNGYTDWLRAVQEIQRQLAEIGIEVDINSPQAAAYEANLSSGDYEMAFGGGLGGGDPYASYNSLLSSEFYAPNGETTQNNRIRYQSQEADDLLVAYRSAVEEAEQERIIGELQHLMFDELPGIAVYHGGMWGLFNDGRFTGWPSAEDPYASPQTWDSAPLLILTRLEPVQ, from the coding sequence GTGGCTACATGGCAGTGGGCGCGCACATCGCGTACTCGGACACAACGACTCGGCGCTCGCACGGACCGGCGGCGCCCGACCGGCTTGGCCGCATGCGCTGTTGCGGTCGCCCTCGTTCTCGCCGGATGCAGCGGCGATGGTCCAGGCGGATCGGGTGGCGGAGGCGAGGGCGATGCCACGCTCATGCTCGCCGCGGATAAGGGCTCACCCACATTCGAGGAGAACTTCAACCCGTACCTGCAGAACAAGCGCAGCGCCACCAGCTACATCTACGAACCGCTGATCATGGTGAACCCGCTGGACGCCGAACAGGTGCCGTGGCTCGCCGAATCCTGGGAGCAACCGGACCCGGCCACCATTGAGATGACCCTGCGCGAAGGTGTCACCTGGACCGACGGCGAACCGCTCACCACCGAGGACATCGCCTTCACGTTCGAGTTGATCCAGGAGTACCCGGCACTCGACACCCGCGGGGCATGGAACCGCATCGAGTCCGTGGAAACCACCGACACCATGATCACATTCCACCTGCAGGGCGACGACACTCCTGCCCTGCCCGTCATCGGGCAGACCTTGATCGTGCCCGAGCACATCTGGGCCGAGCAGGACGCGCCGGACACCTGGGCCAACACCGAACCCGTCGGCACCGGTCCCTTCACCCTAGGGAACTTCACTCCGCAGCAGTACACGATGGACCGCAACCCCGATTATTGGGGCGAAGTGGCGATCGACCAGATCGTGCTCCCCTCCGCAACCGAACAGCTCGACATCGTCAACGGGAACTTCGACTGGGGCTACTCCTTCATGAGCGATGTGGAGAACACCTGGGTCGGCGCCGATGAGAACAACACGTACTGGTTCCCTCCCGGCGGCGTTCTCGGACTGCTGCCCAACCATGACGTGCAGCCATTCGACGACGTGCACGTGCGCCGGGGTATCGCGCTGGCCCTGGACAAGGGCAGGATCGCCGAGGTGGCGTCCGAGGGATACATGGACGCAGCCAGCCAGACCGGCCTGCTGCTGCCCAACCACGAAGAACTCCTCGCTGAGGACATCCCGGACAGCGGCATCATCGCCCAGGATGCCGATGCCGCGATCGCCGCATTCGAACAGGCTGGATTCACCCACGACGGCAGCACGATGCGCACCCCGGACGGTCAGCCGTTCACATTCGCGATCACCACACCGAATGGATACACCGACTGGCTCCGTGCCGTGCAGGAGATCCAGCGCCAGCTGGCCGAGATCGGCATCGAGGTGGACATCAACTCCCCGCAGGCGGCTGCCTACGAGGCCAACCTGAGCAGCGGCGACTACGAGATGGCCTTCGGTGGCGGGCTCGGCGGCGGTGATCCCTACGCCTCCTACAACTCCCTGCTTTCCAGCGAGTTCTATGCCCCAAACGGGGAGACCACGCAGAACAACCGGATTCGGTACCAGTCCCAGGAGGCCGATGACCTCCTCGTGGCGTATCGATCCGCAGTGGAGGAGGCGGAGCAGGAGCGGATCATCGGTGAACTGCAGCATCTGATGTTTGATGAGCTTCCAGGAATCGCCGTCTACCACGGCGGAATGTGGGGGTTGTTCAACGATGGCCGCTTCACCGGCTGGCCCAGCGCGGAGGATCCCTACGCCTCGCCGCAGACCTGGGATTCGGCCCCACTGCTGATCCTGACTCGACTCGAGCCGGTCCAGTAG
- a CDS encoding DUF7218 family protein gives MPTSDPGPSVKDDELYEKLRGEGNSKEKSARIANAAAASSRSDIGRKGGHSDAYEDWTVDELHDRAAEVGIEGRSTMKKDELIEALRQS, from the coding sequence ATGCCCACGAGCGATCCCGGACCCAGCGTCAAGGACGATGAGCTGTACGAGAAGTTGCGGGGGGAGGGGAACTCCAAGGAGAAGTCGGCACGTATCGCGAATGCAGCGGCGGCCTCCTCGCGCAGTGACATCGGCCGCAAGGGTGGCCACTCTGATGCGTACGAGGACTGGACCGTCGATGAACTCCACGACCGTGCCGCGGAGGTTGGAATCGAGGGCCGGTCCACCATGAAGAAGGATGAGTTGATCGAGGCGTTGCGGCA